TCCGCGCATTGGTAGCAAAAGAGAACTCAAAAAAGCCTGCGAGCAGTATTGGTCGGGCAAAACATCATTAACTGAATTACTGAAAGTTGGTAACACCATCAGCCAGCAAAACTGGAAACTGCAGCAGGAAGCGGGGATTGATCTTATTCCCTGCAACGATTTTTCGTTTTATGATCAGGTATTGGATATGATCCTGACATTGGGAGCCATCCCTGAACGTTATCTGGAAATTGCCTCTCAAAAAGCTGAACTTGATCTTTATTTTGCCATGGCCAGAGGCTATCAGAAAGACGGGCTGGACATTACAGCAATGGAAATGACGAAATGGTTTGATACAAATTACCATTACATTGTCCCTGAATTCCAGAAGAACCAGCAGTTCAGCTTATTTTCCCAAAAGATCATCAATGAATTCATTAGTGCAAAACAAGCCGGAGTGAATGCAAAACCGGTAATTATTGGTCCCCTTACCTATCTTTTACTTGGAAAAGAAAAAGAGGAAGGATTTGATAAACTGGACCTGATCGGGAATCTGCTTCCGGTATATATTGAAATTTTAAAAGATCTCCAAAGCCATGGTGCAGAATGGATACAGTTTGACGAGCCATTTTTAGGATTAGATCTCAGCAAAAAGGCAAAAGAAACTTATCAATCCGTTTATAAGGAACTCAGAAGAGAATTTCCAGATCTTAAATTTATTATTGCCACTTATTTTGAAGGTTTAAAAGACAATCTCTCGCTGGCTACTTCCCTTCCAGCCGATGTTTTGCATATTGATCTGGTAAGATGTCCGGAACAGCTGGATGAAATTTTGAATATTATTCCCCAAACACTGAGTCTTTCTCTAGGAATCGTAGACGGAAGAAACATCTGGAAAAATGATTTTGAAAAATCATTGAACTTCATTGAGAAAGCAGTCAATGCTATCGGTTCTGAAAGGGTTTTCATTGCCCCTTCATGTTCCCTGCTTCACTCCCCTTTTGATCTGGATTCAGAGAAGAATGAAGAGATCCTTTCTCCTGATATCAAGCAATGGATGGCGTTTGCCAAACAAAAGGTCTACGAAATTGTTTCTTTAAAAAAGCTGGCCTCTGGAAATGCAAATTATCCGGCTTTACAACAATTCGCTGAAAATAAAAAAGCGGTTGATACCCGGAAAACTTCACCGTTGATCCACAACCAACAGGTAAAAGACCGGGTAGATTTGACAACTGATGATGATGCACAAAGGAATAGCCCCTTCAGCAGAAGAAAAGAAGATCAGCAGAAAGTTCTGCAGCTCCCACTATTCCCGACTACAACCATCGGTTCTTTTCCACAGACTCAGGAAGTGAGAGCCTGGAGATCAAAATTCAAGAAAGGGGAACTTACCGCTGAACAGTATGATGATCTGCTTAAAAAAGAAACGGAAAGAACAATCCGTTGGCAGGAAAAGATAGGGATTGATGTATTGGTTCACGGTGAATTTGAACGTAATGATATGGTGGAATATTTTGGTGAGCAGCTTGACGGATTTGCCTTCACTCAAAACGGTTGGGTACAAAGCTACGGAAGCCGCTGTGTGAAGCCTCCAGTGATCTATGGAGACGTTCACCGTCCGCATCCGATGACGGTTTACTGGTCTCAATATGCACAGTCTTTAACGGATCAATGGGTGAAAGGAATGCTTACTGGCCCGGTAACTATTTTGCAATGGTCATTTGTACGTGACGATCAGCCCCGTTCTGTAACCTGCAAACAGATTGCATTGGCCATCCGTGATGAAGTGAACGACCTGGAAAAGGCAGGAATCAGAATTATCCAGATTGATGAACCGGCCATCAGGGAAGGTCTTCCGCTCAGGAAAGCCGAATGGCAGGAATATCTGAAATGGGCTGTGGAGTCTTTCAGGATTTCAGCTTCCGGTGTGGAAGACACTACCCAAATCCATACCCATATGTGTTATTCCGAATTCAATGATATTATCCAGAACATTGCCGATATGGATGCAGATGTGATCACCATAGAGTGTTCCCGAAGCCAAATGGAACTGCTTCAGGCTTTTGCAGATTTCAAATATCCGAATGAGATCGGTCCGGGAGTCTATGATATTCATTCTCCAAGGGTTCCTTCCAAAGAAGAAATGCTTGATCTCCTGAAGAAAGCACAGGCGGTAATTCCTGCACAGCAGCTTTGGGTAAATCCTGATTGCGGATTGAAAACCAGGCATTGGGATGAAACGGAGAAAGCCCTGATTGCCATGGTGGAAGCAGCAAAAGAAGCCGCTGAGGCCTTTGATAACGAAAGAAACTTAGTCAGTTAATATTATTCCGGCAGGAGTTTTTCAGCTCCTGCTTTTTATTCTTCTTAAAAAACTATTTCATCTTTATGACTACTTTTCCTTTTGCATGACCACTTTCTACATAACTTAATGCATCATTCGTATGTTCGAAGGAGAAAACTTTGTCGATGACAGGCTTTATTTTTTCAGCTTCTATCAACCGTGTAATTTCTGCCAGCTGCTTTCCATTGGCTCTCATAAAGAGAAAATAATAATCTATATTCTTTTTCTGAGCCCTTCTTCTAACCTTACTGCTCAACAATTTTGTAACGAGTTTTACGTACCAAGGCAAATCCAATTCGTTAGCAAATAAAGGAGTAGGCGGGCCGGAAATTGAAATGACTTTTCCTTTTGATTTTAAGATCCCCAATGATTTTTCAAGGGTTTTATTATCCTGGCTGTTCAGCACTACATCATAATTTATCAGAACATCTTCAAAGTTCTGTGTTTTATAATCGATCAATACATCGGCACCAAGGCTTTTCAAAAGATCGAAATTTTTTTGGCTTGCAGTGGTTGCTACCGTTGCGCCTAAATATTTTGCCAGCTGAATGGCAAAAGTTCCCACGCCACCGGACCCTGCCTGAATAAAAACTTTCTGACCGCTCTGTACATTAGATTTCTCAACCAAAGCCTGCCAGGCCGTTAAGCCTACTAACGGAACAGAAGCTGCTTCTTCCATAGTCAGATTATTCGGCTTTAAGGCAACATCCTTTTCACTGATTGAAATAAACTCTGCAAAAGTACCGATATGAAAATCCGAAGCTCTTGCATAAATTTCATCACCTGTCTTAAAGTTTTTCACTTTTGAGCCTGTTTTTCTGATGACTCCGGCTACATCATGTCCTAAAATAAGTGGCATTTTGTAAGGCAAAATCATTTTAAATTCACCACTTTTTATTTTAGAATCTAACTGATTGACACTCGCTGCATGAATCTCCACTAAAACTTCATCTTCTTTTACAGAAGGCTCGGGCAAATTTACCAATTGGAGTTCACCGTCTTTTTTATAACGACTAATACTGAATGCTTTCATAATTTGAGTTTTATATTTAAAATAAAACTCTCCGTCAGTTAAAATCTGAGCTTTTTCGACGAAGAGTCTTTTATTTATTATTTAAGCAGGTTCTTTTGCGAAAAACTGTTTGGAATCCCCCACCGGGACATCAAACTGATTTCTTTCAAGAGCCAAAAATAATTCATCAGCTACTTCAGAAGGCGGAATTCCGTTGGCACCCCCTATTTCTGCAGAAAATTCTGTATTAACCAGTGGAGGATAGACTTCATAGATATGTACATTTCCCTGATCTTCATAAGTGTCTCGTAATGCTGTCGTGTAGCCGTGTAAAGCTGCTTTGGAAGCACTATAAGTCGGCAGCATTTTGTGACTTCTAAAGACGGCAATAGATGAAATATTGACTACAGCAGCTTCTCCTTTCCCAACCAGATGAGGCAGCAGCAGTTCTGTAAAATGAATGACACTAAGATAGTTAGTATTCATTTCAAGTGCCGCTTTTTCATGTGCATTTTCAGTTCCGTTTAAAAGATAAGCAAAAGCTGCGCCTGCATTGTTGACAATGATATTTACCTCCGGGTACGTTGTTTTCAGTTCTTCTGCGATACGCAGCCTGTCTGCCTCTACAGAAAGATCACCCTGAATGGCTACGGCATCATTCAACTGTTGCAATGCGGCCTGAAGGCGTTCTTCATTTCGTCCGTTGATGATGATCTTATTTCCTTCTGCGCTTAATTTTTTAGCGATAGCTAAACCTATTCCGGCACTTCCGCCGCTTATGAATACTGTATTTCCTGTTGTTTTCATATTTGAATATTTAAAAATTGTCCGTTATTATTATACGGTTGTTTATTTAAGAATTTGTAATGCAATATGAGTTAAAAAGAATGTTTTCTATTGTATTTTAAATTTAATGTGGTAAATTCGCTTGCGTTTTACAAGTGCAAATCTACACAATTACTTTTAAAATGCAAGTAATTATTTTTAATTATTAAAATTTATTTTTATGTCAGCTTTAAAAAAGAGATCAGACTGCCCTATCAGCTGCTCCTTAGATGTATGGGGAGACAAATGGTCATTGCTTATAGTAAGAGATCTTATGTTTTCCAAGCAGTGTACTTACGGAGATTTTCTAAAATCCGAAGAGAAGATAGCTACGAATATTCTGGCTTCACGTCTTCTGATGCTGGAAGAAAACGGCATTATTACCAAACAGAACCATCCGGACAGTAAGGCTAAAGTATTATATAAACTTACCCGAAAAGGTATTGATCTGCTTCCTGTACTCATTGAAATCAATCTCTGGGCTGAAAAATACTCTGATATTCCAGAAACTCAGAAGTTGATTTTAA
The Chryseobacterium sp. W4I1 DNA segment above includes these coding regions:
- the metE gene encoding 5-methyltetrahydropteroyltriglutamate--homocysteine S-methyltransferase translates to MQTHILGYPRIGSKRELKKACEQYWSGKTSLTELLKVGNTISQQNWKLQQEAGIDLIPCNDFSFYDQVLDMILTLGAIPERYLEIASQKAELDLYFAMARGYQKDGLDITAMEMTKWFDTNYHYIVPEFQKNQQFSLFSQKIINEFISAKQAGVNAKPVIIGPLTYLLLGKEKEEGFDKLDLIGNLLPVYIEILKDLQSHGAEWIQFDEPFLGLDLSKKAKETYQSVYKELRREFPDLKFIIATYFEGLKDNLSLATSLPADVLHIDLVRCPEQLDEILNIIPQTLSLSLGIVDGRNIWKNDFEKSLNFIEKAVNAIGSERVFIAPSCSLLHSPFDLDSEKNEEILSPDIKQWMAFAKQKVYEIVSLKKLASGNANYPALQQFAENKKAVDTRKTSPLIHNQQVKDRVDLTTDDDAQRNSPFSRRKEDQQKVLQLPLFPTTTIGSFPQTQEVRAWRSKFKKGELTAEQYDDLLKKETERTIRWQEKIGIDVLVHGEFERNDMVEYFGEQLDGFAFTQNGWVQSYGSRCVKPPVIYGDVHRPHPMTVYWSQYAQSLTDQWVKGMLTGPVTILQWSFVRDDQPRSVTCKQIALAIRDEVNDLEKAGIRIIQIDEPAIREGLPLRKAEWQEYLKWAVESFRISASGVEDTTQIHTHMCYSEFNDIIQNIADMDADVITIECSRSQMELLQAFADFKYPNEIGPGVYDIHSPRVPSKEEMLDLLKKAQAVIPAQQLWVNPDCGLKTRHWDETEKALIAMVEAAKEAAEAFDNERNLVS
- a CDS encoding NADP-dependent oxidoreductase, with the protein product MKAFSISRYKKDGELQLVNLPEPSVKEDEVLVEIHAASVNQLDSKIKSGEFKMILPYKMPLILGHDVAGVIRKTGSKVKNFKTGDEIYARASDFHIGTFAEFISISEKDVALKPNNLTMEEAASVPLVGLTAWQALVEKSNVQSGQKVFIQAGSGGVGTFAIQLAKYLGATVATTASQKNFDLLKSLGADVLIDYKTQNFEDVLINYDVVLNSQDNKTLEKSLGILKSKGKVISISGPPTPLFANELDLPWYVKLVTKLLSSKVRRRAQKKNIDYYFLFMRANGKQLAEITRLIEAEKIKPVIDKVFSFEHTNDALSYVESGHAKGKVVIKMK
- a CDS encoding SDR family oxidoreductase; protein product: MKTTGNTVFISGGSAGIGLAIAKKLSAEGNKIIINGRNEERLQAALQQLNDAVAIQGDLSVEADRLRIAEELKTTYPEVNIIVNNAGAAFAYLLNGTENAHEKAALEMNTNYLSVIHFTELLLPHLVGKGEAAVVNISSIAVFRSHKMLPTYSASKAALHGYTTALRDTYEDQGNVHIYEVYPPLVNTEFSAEIGGANGIPPSEVADELFLALERNQFDVPVGDSKQFFAKEPA
- a CDS encoding helix-turn-helix domain-containing protein, producing the protein MSALKKRSDCPISCSLDVWGDKWSLLIVRDLMFSKQCTYGDFLKSEEKIATNILASRLLMLEENGIITKQNHPDSKAKVLYKLTRKGIDLLPVLIEINLWAEKYSDIPETQKLILKEVKKDKEVYIKSQIEELSKEII